A DNA window from Actinomadura coerulea contains the following coding sequences:
- a CDS encoding DUF4190 domain-containing protein gives MTYPPPGPAQPGPQAPYPPPPMPSPPMPGEHGPGSPHGSNADKTNGLAIAAFVTGLLGCFGVVGLVLGAVSLSQMAKKGGKGRGLAIAGIVLSCLWIVGGIAVFALSGDGSSDGAGAAPKVTQTKPKEVDAKKMKVGDCINDNSGATSSATEAPVEVESVKIVPCAGPHDGEVMAVFRLKGFVIPPEARLQQLALNGCKLRTQARINRDPAARGIANSYYYPTADSWKSGDRTVTCVAVAAADGKKLTRPLHR, from the coding sequence ATGACCTATCCCCCACCCGGGCCCGCGCAGCCGGGCCCCCAGGCCCCCTATCCGCCCCCGCCGATGCCTTCGCCGCCGATGCCGGGCGAGCACGGACCCGGCTCCCCGCACGGGTCCAATGCCGACAAGACCAACGGGCTGGCGATCGCCGCGTTCGTGACCGGCCTCCTCGGATGCTTCGGCGTCGTCGGCCTCGTCCTCGGAGCCGTCTCGCTCAGCCAGATGGCGAAGAAGGGCGGCAAGGGCCGCGGCCTCGCGATCGCCGGGATCGTCCTGTCCTGCCTGTGGATCGTGGGCGGCATCGCCGTCTTCGCGCTGAGCGGGGACGGTTCGTCCGACGGCGCCGGGGCCGCGCCCAAGGTGACCCAGACCAAGCCCAAAGAGGTGGACGCCAAGAAGATGAAGGTCGGCGACTGCATCAACGACAACTCGGGCGCCACCAGCTCCGCGACCGAGGCGCCGGTCGAGGTGGAGAGCGTCAAGATCGTGCCCTGCGCGGGTCCGCACGACGGCGAGGTGATGGCCGTCTTCCGGCTGAAAGGGTTCGTCATTCCGCCCGAGGCGCGTCTCCAGCAGCTCGCCCTGAACGGGTGCAAGCTCCGCACGCAGGCGCGGATCAACCGCGACCCGGCCGCGCGGGGCATCGCGAACTCCTACTACTACCCGACGGCCGACTCGTGGAAGTCCGGCGACCGCACCGTGACCTGCGTCGCCGTGGCCGCCGCGGACGGCAAGAAGCTCACCCGGCCGCTGCACCGCTGA
- a CDS encoding LuxR C-terminal-related transcriptional regulator, whose amino-acid sequence MSESLKRVVLVDDHQMFRTGVKAELGGGVEIVGEAGDVDEAVAVIRGTRPDVVLLDVHLPGGGGIEVLRRLHGSVPSKFLALSVSDAAEDVIGVVRGGARGYVTKTISGPELTDAIGRVADGDAVFSPRLAGFVLDAFAATDAPSVDPELDQITQRERDVLRLIARGYAYKEIAKELFISVKTVETHVSSVLRKLQLSNRHELSRWAAARRLV is encoded by the coding sequence ATGAGCGAGTCGTTGAAGAGGGTCGTGCTGGTCGACGACCACCAGATGTTCCGGACCGGAGTGAAGGCGGAGCTGGGCGGCGGCGTCGAGATCGTCGGGGAGGCCGGCGACGTCGACGAGGCGGTCGCGGTGATCCGCGGGACGCGGCCGGACGTGGTGCTGCTGGACGTCCACCTGCCCGGCGGCGGGGGGATCGAGGTGCTGCGGCGGCTGCACGGCTCCGTCCCGTCCAAGTTCCTCGCGCTGTCGGTGTCGGACGCGGCGGAGGACGTCATCGGCGTCGTCCGCGGCGGGGCCCGGGGCTACGTCACCAAGACGATCTCCGGGCCCGAGCTGACGGACGCGATCGGCCGGGTCGCCGACGGGGACGCGGTGTTCTCGCCCCGGCTCGCCGGGTTCGTCCTGGACGCGTTCGCCGCCACGGACGCCCCGTCCGTCGACCCGGAGCTGGACCAGATCACCCAGCGGGAGCGCGACGTGCTGCGGCTGATCGCGCGCGGCTACGCCTACAAGGAGATCGCCAAGGAGCTGTTCATCTCGGTGAAGACGGTGGAGACGCACGTCAGCAGCGTTCTGCGGAAGCTCCAGCTGTCGAACCGGCACGAGCTGTCGCGCTGGGCCGCGGCCCGCCGCCTCGTGTAG
- a CDS encoding ATP-binding protein, which yields MSQETAERPAAPGPAGATPLGPVRLERAGEGRLVAGVCRGLAVHLGVDVFLVRGAFVLLTMASGLGVAAYAAFWILLPVQERTSAEAAGRRRGRDWGQLLAYAAVAFGLAALPWGAAGVVRWALWPFIVGGVGAAILWQQADRDQRQRWTLPLRQRWLRSLLGLLLVVGGIGGFVAQKVEADQARSVLIAMLIILTGVAVIVTPWVVRLWQDLDAERHERIRSQERAELAAHIHDSVLHTLTLIQRNAHDTREVQRLARSQERTLRTWLYQPRADPDQTFAAAIREAAGEVEDDHNVPIEVVCVGDTALDEPLGAALQAAREAMVNAAKYAEAPSVSVYAEVEGDEIAVFVRDRGKGFVLDQVPEDRMGVRGSIIGRMERNGGKATVRTAPGEGTEVRLEIKKS from the coding sequence GTGAGCCAGGAGACGGCGGAACGGCCGGCGGCGCCGGGACCGGCGGGCGCGACGCCCCTCGGGCCGGTCCGGCTGGAACGGGCGGGCGAAGGGCGCCTCGTCGCCGGGGTGTGCCGGGGCCTGGCCGTACACCTCGGCGTGGACGTGTTCCTCGTCCGAGGCGCGTTCGTCCTGCTCACGATGGCGAGCGGGCTCGGCGTGGCCGCCTACGCCGCGTTCTGGATCCTCCTCCCCGTCCAGGAGAGGACCTCGGCGGAGGCGGCGGGGCGGCGGCGCGGCCGGGACTGGGGCCAGCTGCTCGCCTACGCGGCCGTGGCCTTCGGGCTGGCGGCGCTGCCGTGGGGCGCGGCCGGGGTCGTCCGGTGGGCGCTGTGGCCGTTCATCGTCGGCGGCGTCGGCGCCGCGATCCTGTGGCAGCAGGCCGACCGCGACCAGCGGCAGCGCTGGACGCTGCCGCTGCGCCAGAGGTGGCTGCGCAGCCTGCTCGGCCTGCTCCTCGTCGTCGGCGGCATCGGCGGTTTCGTGGCGCAGAAGGTGGAGGCCGACCAGGCGCGGTCCGTCCTCATCGCCATGCTGATCATCCTCACCGGGGTCGCGGTGATCGTGACGCCGTGGGTCGTGCGGCTCTGGCAGGACCTCGACGCCGAACGGCACGAGCGCATCCGGTCCCAGGAGCGCGCGGAGCTGGCCGCGCACATCCACGACTCGGTGCTGCACACGCTGACCCTCATCCAGCGGAACGCGCACGACACCCGCGAGGTGCAGCGGCTCGCCCGCTCCCAGGAGCGGACGCTGCGGACCTGGCTCTACCAGCCGCGCGCCGACCCCGACCAGACGTTCGCCGCCGCGATCAGGGAGGCGGCCGGAGAGGTCGAGGACGACCACAACGTCCCCATCGAGGTCGTCTGCGTGGGCGACACGGCGCTGGACGAGCCGCTCGGCGCCGCGCTGCAGGCCGCGCGGGAGGCGATGGTGAACGCCGCCAAGTACGCCGAGGCGCCCTCGGTGTCGGTGTACGCGGAGGTGGAGGGCGACGAGATCGCCGTCTTCGTCCGCGACCGGGGCAAGGGATTCGTTCTGGACCAGGTCCCGGAGGACCGGATGGGCGTCCGAGGGTCCATCATCGGACGTATGGAGCGCAACGGCGGCAAGGCCACCGTCCGCACCGCGCCGGGCGAGGGCACCGAAGTGCGCCTGGAGATCAAGAAGTCGTGA
- a CDS encoding PspC domain-containing protein: MGEKEGQNEDLRGLTEDGPATGDHGEGGPRTGERGAGAEAAGGYRRLSRDAERKVLAGVCTGLARYTGIDPVVFRVGFAILALAHGQGIFLYIVAALLMPASPGESSLAEQWLKRWFDGQAVLTILGALLCVGVAFSLFGGVPTDAIAPLVVVGLVLLVAHSRGVDLVSVARTVPERITGHAPEPSAEWTRAETASTGGVSLGKDVSASGHGPVDGAGSSRRGGLPDGMIDLAAYSTAWTDAPGAAAPSATATTAPAAPAEHGCGGRTSPVAAITLLAAMAAGAALIPVSRAYPAPDSWLIVMAPALAVLGLGLVVGGWFRTGGLATAGTVLTLAMLTTSVAGDVPRNAEYGEIDWRPTDTSQIGRVYKVGVGQGDLDLTALPVAAGQRVTINAEVGLGGLEVAVPPTARVLVDARIGLGDVRIDHRTTSGPAAKVVRTLEPEVGHAANPPVIVLRIRGKLGDVDVHRV, encoded by the coding sequence ATGGGCGAGAAAGAGGGCCAGAACGAGGACCTGCGCGGACTCACCGAAGACGGTCCCGCCACCGGAGACCACGGCGAGGGCGGGCCCCGCACGGGCGAGCGGGGCGCCGGGGCGGAGGCGGCGGGCGGTTACCGGCGGCTCTCGCGGGACGCCGAGCGGAAGGTGCTCGCCGGCGTGTGCACGGGGCTCGCCCGCTATACCGGCATCGACCCGGTCGTGTTCCGCGTCGGGTTCGCGATCCTCGCGCTCGCGCACGGGCAGGGGATCTTCCTTTACATCGTGGCGGCGTTGCTGATGCCGGCGAGCCCGGGTGAGTCGTCGCTCGCCGAGCAGTGGCTCAAGCGGTGGTTCGACGGGCAGGCCGTCCTGACGATCCTCGGCGCGCTGCTGTGCGTGGGCGTCGCGTTCAGCCTCTTCGGCGGGGTCCCCACGGACGCCATCGCGCCTCTGGTGGTGGTCGGGCTGGTGCTGCTGGTCGCGCACTCGCGTGGCGTGGACCTCGTGTCCGTGGCGCGGACCGTCCCCGAACGGATCACCGGGCACGCGCCGGAGCCCTCCGCTGAGTGGACTCGGGCGGAGACCGCGTCCACCGGCGGCGTGTCGCTCGGCAAGGACGTCTCCGCGAGCGGGCACGGGCCTGTCGACGGGGCCGGCTCGTCCCGGCGCGGCGGGCTTCCCGACGGCATGATCGATCTCGCCGCCTACTCGACCGCGTGGACGGACGCGCCCGGCGCCGCGGCACCCTCCGCCACCGCGACCACGGCGCCCGCGGCGCCGGCCGAGCACGGCTGCGGCGGCAGGACGTCGCCGGTGGCGGCGATCACGCTGCTCGCGGCCATGGCCGCCGGCGCCGCGCTGATCCCGGTGTCCAGGGCCTACCCCGCCCCGGACTCCTGGCTGATCGTCATGGCGCCCGCGCTCGCCGTCCTCGGGCTCGGCCTCGTCGTCGGCGGCTGGTTCCGGACGGGCGGCCTCGCGACGGCCGGGACCGTCCTGACCCTCGCCATGCTCACCACCTCGGTCGCGGGCGACGTCCCGCGCAACGCCGAGTACGGGGAGATCGACTGGCGTCCCACGGACACCTCGCAGATCGGCCGGGTGTACAAGGTCGGCGTCGGGCAGGGCGACCTCGACCTCACCGCGCTGCCGGTCGCGGCCGGCCAGCGGGTCACGATCAACGCGGAGGTCGGGCTCGGGGGCCTGGAGGTCGCGGTGCCGCCCACCGCCCGGGTGCTGGTCGACGCGCGGATCGGTCTCGGCGACGTGCGGATCGACCACCGGACGACGAGCGGGCCCGCCGCCAAGGTCGTGCGGACCCTGGAACCGGAGGTCGGGCACGCCGCGAACCCGCCGGTGATCGTCCTGCGGATCCGCGGCAAGCTCGGAGACGTGGACGTGCACCGTGTCTGA
- a CDS encoding TetR/AcrR family transcriptional regulator, whose translation MAGKAGTPETGCADALPGSRSALDPGRAIKPGRHGLSPETVAGIQRERLIDAFVHVVSERGFAHTTISGVTEGAGVTKKTFYAHFSDLDDCFLAAYQRGMDILLRRMTEAYEAAPSWPDGIHAGLRALLAALAREPRFARASLVEVNAAGPQVRQARIDNLARFRAFFTDPSLAPVPVPVVDALVGGIYSAIHVQMETGEAEELPSLLPSLTYFALLPLVGREAASPYLADDPG comes from the coding sequence ATGGCGGGGAAGGCCGGGACACCGGAGACGGGGTGCGCCGACGCGCTGCCCGGCTCCCGGTCCGCGCTGGACCCGGGCCGCGCCATCAAGCCGGGCCGCCACGGGCTCTCCCCCGAGACCGTCGCCGGGATCCAGCGGGAGCGGCTGATCGACGCGTTCGTCCACGTCGTCTCGGAGCGGGGCTTCGCGCACACGACGATCAGCGGGGTCACCGAGGGCGCGGGCGTCACGAAGAAGACGTTCTACGCGCACTTCTCCGACCTGGACGACTGCTTCCTCGCCGCCTACCAGCGCGGCATGGACATCCTGCTCCGCCGCATGACGGAGGCCTACGAGGCCGCGCCGTCCTGGCCGGACGGCATCCACGCGGGGCTGCGCGCGCTCCTCGCCGCCCTCGCCCGGGAGCCGCGGTTCGCGCGGGCGTCGCTGGTGGAGGTGAACGCGGCGGGCCCGCAGGTCAGGCAGGCGCGCATCGACAACCTCGCCCGGTTCCGCGCCTTCTTCACCGACCCGTCCCTGGCGCCCGTTCCGGTCCCGGTGGTGGACGCGCTCGTGGGCGGCATCTACAGCGCGATCCACGTCCAGATGGAGACGGGCGAGGCGGAGGAGCTGCCGTCGCTGCTGCCCTCCCTGACCTATTTCGCGCTGCTCCCCCTCGTCGGCCGCGAGGCCGCCTCCCCTTACCTGGCCGACGACCCCGGCTGA
- a CDS encoding cysteine dioxygenase: protein MDLSVVPDLTMRGQDDPHGRDTAVRPATVGQLAARVRDLAGCPGEWWRLLGFDPAGPVHVPLDGQTWLTTWPPGPGGTIHAQVSTLIAGELAEVTITARGVTERPLRANRVRVHGGAHALTNPGPAFAVSLHAGAGRPWGLPST, encoded by the coding sequence ATGGACCTTTCCGTGGTTCCCGATCTCACCATGCGCGGCCAGGACGATCCGCACGGCCGCGACACCGCCGTCCGTCCCGCGACCGTCGGGCAGCTCGCCGCCCGCGTCCGCGACCTCGCCGGATGCCCCGGCGAGTGGTGGCGGCTCCTCGGGTTCGACCCCGCGGGGCCGGTGCACGTCCCGCTGGACGGCCAGACCTGGCTGACCACCTGGCCGCCCGGCCCCGGCGGGACGATCCACGCCCAGGTCAGCACCCTGATCGCGGGCGAGCTGGCGGAGGTGACGATCACCGCGCGCGGCGTCACCGAGCGTCCACTCCGGGCCAACCGGGTCCGCGTGCACGGCGGGGCGCACGCGCTGACTAATCCGGGCCCGGCGTTCGCGGTCAGCCTGCACGCCGGCGCAGGACGTCCTTGGGGCCTCCCGTCCACGTGA
- a CDS encoding peptidoglycan-binding protein — protein sequence MSAAGMIAEARRSLGMAGRPNTITREYASRHGSEFLKASWCDMAVTYWARHSDNASAVLPGGDRAYTVWHAQDFQKAGRWHSGTAASVNQAKPGDIVFFDWGATNSVGAIDHVGVVEKVLGGGRLQTIEGNTSDSVRRRVRDSSVIAGYGRPAYGGGNWTEDMVKKLPELNKGDSGEHVETLQGLLLARSHPEVGMTGKFDDATEKAVKAVQRWGGVDDDGIVGPKTWPVLLRVH from the coding sequence ATGAGCGCCGCGGGAATGATCGCCGAGGCTCGCAGGTCGCTCGGCATGGCGGGCCGCCCGAACACCATCACCCGGGAGTACGCCTCCAGGCACGGAAGCGAGTTCCTCAAGGCGTCCTGGTGCGACATGGCCGTCACCTACTGGGCGCGCCACAGCGACAACGCGAGCGCCGTCCTGCCCGGCGGGGACCGCGCCTACACCGTGTGGCACGCGCAGGACTTCCAGAAGGCCGGGCGCTGGCACAGCGGGACGGCCGCGAGTGTCAACCAGGCCAAGCCCGGCGACATCGTGTTCTTCGACTGGGGCGCGACCAATAGCGTCGGCGCGATCGACCATGTCGGCGTCGTCGAGAAGGTCCTCGGCGGCGGGCGGTTGCAGACGATCGAGGGCAACACGAGCGACTCGGTGAGGCGCCGCGTAAGGGACTCCAGTGTCATCGCTGGTTACGGACGGCCCGCCTACGGCGGGGGCAACTGGACGGAGGACATGGTGAAGAAGCTGCCGGAGCTGAACAAGGGCGACTCCGGGGAACACGTGGAGACCCTTCAGGGGCTGCTGCTGGCGCGCAGTCACCCCGAGGTGGGCATGACCGGCAAGTTCGACGACGCGACCGAGAAGGCCGTGAAGGCCGTGCAGCGGTGGGGCGGCGTCGACGACGACGGGATCGTCGGGCCGAAGACCTGGCCGGTTCTGCTCCGCGTGCACTAG
- a CDS encoding (2Fe-2S)-binding protein translates to MPRIRVEVDGATYEDDVEPRLLLVQYLRERLGKVGTPVGCDTSNCGACTVLMDGMSVKSCSVLAVQADGHDVTTVEGLGVDGGTHPMQRAFHEEHALQCGYCTPGMIMASLDLLRDNPDPSEDEVREGLEGNLCRCTGYQNIVKAVRRAASDMREPGRQEVTP, encoded by the coding sequence ATGCCACGTATCCGTGTGGAGGTCGACGGAGCGACGTACGAAGACGACGTCGAGCCGCGCCTCCTTCTCGTCCAATATCTGCGCGAACGGCTGGGAAAGGTCGGGACCCCGGTCGGGTGCGACACCAGCAACTGCGGAGCCTGCACCGTCCTGATGGACGGGATGAGCGTGAAGAGCTGCTCCGTGCTCGCCGTCCAGGCGGACGGCCATGACGTGACGACAGTCGAGGGGCTCGGCGTCGACGGCGGGACGCACCCGATGCAGCGCGCCTTCCACGAGGAGCACGCGCTGCAGTGCGGTTACTGCACGCCCGGCATGATCATGGCGTCGCTCGACCTGCTGAGGGACAACCCCGACCCGTCCGAGGACGAGGTGCGGGAGGGGCTCGAAGGGAACCTGTGCAGGTGCACCGGTTACCAGAACATCGTCAAGGCCGTGCGGCGGGCGGCGAGCGATATGCGCGAGCCCGGCCGGCAGGAGGTGACGCCGTGA
- a CDS encoding xanthine dehydrogenase family protein molybdopterin-binding subunit produces the protein MTVQEVGTPRKRSEDARLITGRTRWTDNMTPAGTLHVAFLRSPFAHARITGVATAPAKERPGVVAVFSGQDFAAEQGSLPCAWVVTEDMKHPAHPPMAVDEVRYVGEPVACVVARDKAAAIDALEEIDVDYEPLSAVVDMEAAIADGADLVHEDLGTNKSYTWVFENGDLDAAMRDAPVVLERRFVQQRLIPTAMEPRSVLCVPEGDEFTLYSATQIPHILRLMLATVTEIPEHRIRVVAPDVGGGFGSKLQVYGEEVLALLLARRLGRPVKWTETRSEGNMTVHHGRDQIQRLTLAAERDGRIRGLKVELLADMGAYLMLVTPGIPLLGAFMFNGIYKMDALSFTCTGVFTTKTPTDAYRGAGRPEATFAIERMMDELAHELGIDPIEVRRRNWIAHEEFPYETIAGLTYDTGNYEAATDKALELFEYDKLRAEQADRRERRDPVQLGIGVSTFTEMCGLAPSRVLGSLSYGAGGWEHASVRVLPSGKVEVVTGSSPHGQGHATAWAQITADRLGVPFEDVKVLHGDTAISPKGMDTYGSRSLTVGGVALFSACEKVVDKARKVAAHLLEASEQDLEFSGGRFSVRGVQEEGKTIQEVALAAFAAHDLPDGIEPSLDSDATFDPENFSFPHGTHLCAAEVDTETGMVKLRKYVAVDDVGKVVNPLIVEGQVHGGLAQGIAQALYEEAVYDADGNLTTTTMADYLVPSAADLPTFTTDRTETPATSNPMGVKGVGEAGTIASTPAVVNAIVDALRPYGVHDVRMPCTPERVWRAMRAEEKPAAAEPGAGGGLGSAGGDQ, from the coding sequence GTGACCGTGCAGGAGGTCGGCACCCCGCGCAAGCGGTCGGAGGACGCGCGGCTCATCACGGGCCGGACGCGGTGGACCGACAACATGACCCCGGCGGGGACGCTGCACGTGGCGTTCCTGCGCAGCCCGTTCGCCCACGCCCGGATCACCGGGGTCGCCACGGCGCCTGCGAAGGAACGTCCCGGAGTCGTCGCCGTGTTCAGCGGCCAGGACTTCGCAGCGGAACAGGGTTCGCTGCCCTGCGCGTGGGTCGTGACCGAGGACATGAAGCATCCGGCCCATCCGCCCATGGCGGTGGACGAGGTCCGCTACGTCGGTGAGCCCGTCGCATGCGTCGTAGCCCGTGACAAGGCCGCGGCCATCGACGCCCTGGAGGAGATAGACGTCGACTACGAGCCGCTGTCCGCCGTCGTGGACATGGAGGCGGCCATAGCCGACGGCGCCGATCTGGTGCACGAGGACCTCGGCACGAACAAGTCCTACACGTGGGTGTTCGAGAACGGGGATCTCGACGCCGCGATGCGGGACGCGCCGGTCGTGCTGGAGCGCCGCTTCGTCCAGCAGAGGCTCATCCCGACGGCCATGGAGCCGCGGTCGGTGCTGTGCGTCCCCGAGGGCGACGAGTTCACGCTGTACTCGGCCACCCAGATCCCGCACATCCTGCGGTTGATGCTGGCCACGGTCACAGAGATCCCCGAGCACCGGATCCGGGTCGTCGCGCCGGACGTCGGCGGCGGCTTCGGCTCCAAGCTCCAGGTGTACGGGGAGGAGGTCCTCGCGCTGCTGCTCGCCCGCAGGCTGGGCCGTCCGGTCAAGTGGACGGAGACCCGCAGCGAGGGCAACATGACCGTCCACCACGGCCGCGACCAGATCCAGCGGCTCACGCTCGCCGCCGAGCGCGACGGCCGGATCCGCGGTCTGAAGGTCGAGCTGCTGGCCGACATGGGCGCGTACCTGATGCTGGTCACCCCCGGCATCCCGCTGCTGGGCGCCTTCATGTTCAACGGCATCTACAAGATGGACGCACTGTCGTTCACCTGCACGGGGGTCTTCACCACCAAGACGCCCACGGACGCCTACCGGGGTGCGGGCCGCCCAGAGGCCACCTTCGCCATCGAGCGGATGATGGACGAACTGGCCCACGAACTGGGCATCGACCCCATCGAGGTACGGCGCCGCAACTGGATCGCGCATGAGGAGTTCCCGTACGAGACGATCGCGGGCCTCACGTACGACACCGGCAACTACGAGGCGGCGACCGACAAGGCGCTGGAGCTGTTCGAGTACGACAAGCTCCGTGCGGAACAGGCGGACAGGCGGGAACGGCGCGATCCTGTGCAGCTGGGCATCGGGGTGTCCACATTCACGGAGATGTGCGGTCTCGCCCCGTCCCGGGTCCTCGGGTCGCTGTCGTATGGCGCCGGTGGCTGGGAGCACGCGTCGGTGCGGGTTCTGCCGTCCGGCAAGGTCGAGGTGGTCACAGGTTCGTCCCCGCATGGGCAGGGCCACGCGACGGCGTGGGCGCAGATCACCGCCGACCGGCTCGGCGTGCCTTTCGAGGACGTGAAGGTCCTGCACGGCGACACCGCCATCTCGCCCAAGGGGATGGACACCTACGGGTCCCGTTCCCTGACCGTGGGAGGTGTCGCGCTGTTCTCCGCCTGCGAGAAGGTGGTGGACAAGGCCCGCAAGGTCGCCGCGCATCTGCTGGAGGCGTCCGAGCAGGACCTGGAGTTCTCCGGTGGGCGGTTCAGCGTCCGCGGCGTCCAGGAGGAGGGCAAGACGATCCAGGAGGTCGCGCTGGCCGCGTTCGCCGCGCACGACCTGCCGGACGGCATCGAACCCTCGCTGGACTCCGACGCCACGTTCGACCCGGAGAACTTCTCCTTCCCGCACGGCACGCACCTGTGCGCAGCCGAGGTCGACACCGAGACCGGGATGGTGAAGCTCCGCAAGTACGTGGCGGTGGACGACGTAGGAAAGGTCGTGAATCCGCTCATCGTGGAGGGGCAGGTCCACGGCGGGCTGGCGCAGGGCATCGCCCAGGCCCTCTACGAAGAGGCCGTGTACGACGCGGACGGCAACCTGACGACGACCACGATGGCCGACTACCTGGTTCCGTCGGCCGCGGACCTGCCGACGTTCACGACCGACCGCACCGAGACGCCCGCGACGTCCAACCCGATGGGCGTGAAGGGCGTCGGCGAGGCGGGGACGATCGCCTCGACCCCGGCGGTCGTCAACGCGATCGTGGACGCGCTGCGCCCCTACGGGGTGCACGACGTGCGGATGCCGTGCACACCCGAACGCGTGTGGCGCGCGATGCGCGCGGAGGAGAAGCCGGCGGCCGCGGAACCGGGCGCGGGCGGCGGACTCGGCTCGGCCGGAGGTGACCAGTGA
- a CDS encoding FAD binding domain-containing protein, producing MIPATFDYVRPASVDDAVQALADGGEDAKVLAGGQSLMPLLRLRLAYPDALIDLDRLGALREIRDEGDSLFIGAMATHHQVIRDPLVREHVPLIVQATETVADPAVRHRGTFGGSLAHADPAGDLPAVALALDAVLLVRSSRGEREIPASEFFVDWMTSAMEPDELLVGVRVPKLGAGWGVHYEKFHRTAQAWAIVAVACAVHRNGDGIEEARVALTNMGPAPVRASAVETAVRGGPASQDAFRTAAAQAAAGTEPPTDLHGSSEYRAHLATVLTARALAAAAG from the coding sequence GTGATCCCCGCGACGTTCGACTACGTCCGTCCCGCCTCGGTGGACGACGCCGTCCAGGCGCTGGCCGACGGGGGCGAGGACGCCAAGGTGCTGGCGGGAGGGCAGAGCCTGATGCCGCTGCTGCGGCTGCGGCTCGCCTACCCCGACGCGCTGATCGACCTGGACCGGCTCGGCGCGCTCCGGGAGATCCGCGACGAGGGCGACTCGCTGTTCATCGGCGCCATGGCGACGCACCACCAGGTGATCCGCGATCCGCTGGTGCGCGAGCACGTCCCGCTGATCGTGCAGGCGACGGAGACCGTCGCCGACCCGGCGGTCCGGCACCGCGGCACCTTCGGCGGGTCGCTCGCCCACGCGGACCCGGCGGGCGACCTGCCCGCCGTCGCGCTCGCGCTGGACGCGGTTCTCCTCGTCCGGTCCTCGCGCGGCGAGAGGGAGATCCCCGCGTCGGAGTTCTTCGTCGACTGGATGACGTCGGCGATGGAGCCGGACGAACTGCTCGTGGGCGTGCGCGTGCCGAAGCTGGGTGCGGGCTGGGGCGTCCACTACGAGAAGTTCCACCGGACCGCGCAGGCATGGGCGATCGTCGCGGTCGCGTGCGCCGTGCACCGCAACGGTGACGGCATCGAGGAGGCCCGGGTCGCGCTGACGAACATGGGCCCGGCACCTGTCAGGGCGAGCGCGGTGGAGACCGCCGTCAGAGGGGGGCCGGCGTCGCAGGACGCCTTCCGGACGGCCGCCGCGCAGGCCGCGGCCGGCACGGAGCCGCCCACGGACCTGCACGGATCGTCGGAGTACCGGGCCCACCTGGCGACGGTGCTGACGGCGCGCGCGCTGGCGGCCGCCGCGGGCTGA
- a CDS encoding SRPBCC family protein, translating into MELDHDFTVPVPVDQAWSVLLDVERVAACMPGATLDSVDGEEYSGRMKVKVGAMTITYRGTARIVSADESSRVVTMEASAKEARGSGTAAATVQARLHGEDGTTRVTVHTKLNVTGRPAQFGRNILSEVGSKIISRFAKQLAAELEGPGQTAAEAPAAPAEPAAEPAAEPAAKPAERPAEATADTPATAAVAPTDAPAVTPESPEKAAEPELEAETGVAAATPEKDDAIDLLEFAGPSIAKRAVPAVGGLVAVLLAVRFLVRRRKKR; encoded by the coding sequence ATGGAGCTCGACCACGATTTCACCGTCCCCGTGCCGGTGGATCAGGCCTGGTCGGTGCTGCTCGACGTGGAGCGCGTCGCGGCCTGCATGCCGGGCGCGACGCTCGACTCGGTCGACGGCGAGGAGTACTCGGGCCGGATGAAGGTGAAGGTCGGCGCGATGACCATCACCTACCGCGGCACCGCGCGGATCGTCTCTGCGGACGAGTCGTCCCGCGTCGTCACGATGGAGGCGTCCGCCAAGGAGGCCCGCGGGTCCGGGACGGCGGCGGCGACCGTCCAGGCGAGGCTGCACGGGGAGGACGGCACCACCCGCGTGACCGTCCACACCAAGCTGAACGTGACGGGCCGCCCGGCGCAGTTCGGCCGCAACATCCTGTCCGAGGTCGGCTCAAAGATCATTTCGCGGTTCGCGAAGCAGCTGGCCGCCGAGCTGGAGGGCCCCGGGCAGACCGCCGCCGAGGCCCCGGCGGCCCCCGCGGAACCCGCCGCGGAACCCGCCGCAGAACCCGCCGCGAAGCCCGCCGAGAGGCCCGCCGAGGCCACCGCCGACACACCTGCGACCGCTGCCGTGGCGCCCACGGACGCGCCCGCCGTCACCCCGGAGAGCCCTGAGAAGGCCGCCGAGCCGGAGCTGGAGGCGGAGACGGGCGTGGCCGCCGCGACGCCGGAGAAGGACGACGCGATCGACCTGCTGGAGTTCGCGGGCCCGTCGATCGCCAAGCGGGCCGTCCCCGCGGTCGGCGGCCTGGTCGCCGTCCTGCTGGCCGTCCGCTTCCTCGTACGCCGCCGCAAGAAGCGCTGA